In Labrus mixtus chromosome 22, fLabMix1.1, whole genome shotgun sequence, the genomic window agaactgctaatGTCATGcgatgaaactcaaatgaaatgctatttgactgatgAATTAATCGAGTaatatcagcgcatatctgTGATGCCAGTAGCCGAGACCGATAGTCACaggatattatcggctggccgattaatcggtcgtgCTCTACCAAATGTCGGTAAAAGGTCTAATGAACTTTTAATAATCGGTaattaaaaagtttgatttattttcaatctTGTTTTATAGAAATGTCTGCCGCCAGCTGCATGCTATCTGAGACGTAGATAAATATATGACGTAACTCATACGTTAGATAATAACAAGTCCTTTATCTgttgattaaataataaaagtcaGAACGTCTACAAAGAGATGCTGCAGTTACATCTCATGGCCGCATGATGGCAGCAAACACTGTTTTGTTTAAAGGTTTCACCTTGAATTCGTTTTTTAACATTCTGTAGCCCAcatattgtgtttgttagttCAGTTATATTTTAATCTCTACTCACAGTTTAatttttgtcctctttttaaaaataaataatatgttcGCTCTTCTCCTCAGCTACTAGATCACCATTTATCAGTCTTTATGAACCTCAGTTCCTACTGCTCACGTTTCCCTTTTAAAGAGCAGGTCCAGAccgtacatttaaatatattatttacagagagccaacatgaatccaccatgaTGTGAGGGAGGTCACTGGTGCTGTAGGCGGTCAATCAAACCACCTACAGCACCAGTAGTTCATACTGATTTGGTTAAAGTATGCAAACAAATGTGAGATCTGCAGTATGTCAAAAGAAAACCCGGATGTTGTGCTGATACGTGACAAATCTACAGTCTGCATCAGAGAAGTCTCTCTCatgtactgtttcccacaatgcaaaggcTTTATAGACATTGGTATATAAATATAAGATTTGTTAGAGTTCTTTGTTTCAACATGTTTCACGTTATCGATTGGTCTTTTCTCTCCGTTTCTAGAAATGTCTGCCGCCAGCTGCATGCTATCTGAGGAGCAGTTTCTGTGCTCCATCTGTCTGGATGTGTTCACTGATCCAGTCTCCATACCATGTGGACACAACTTCTGCAAGAGCTGCATCACTCATCACTGGGATGTTAATGACCAGTGTCAGTGTCCGTTGTGTTCAAAGGTTTTTAACAGTAGACCTGAGCTTCACGTCAACACGTTCATATCAGAGATGGCTGCTCAGTTCAGACAGTCGGCTgtgaagaaaagcagcagaatgtctctgaagaaaaacaccaacTCTGGAGAAGTTCTGTGTGACGTCTGCACTGAAACCAAACTGAAGGCTCTGAAGTCCTGCCTGGTGTGTCTGACCTCCTACTGTGAGACTCACCTGGAGATTCATCAGAACATGACAGGTCCTACAAAGCATGAGCTGGTCGATCCTGTGGAGAACCTGCAGGACAGAATGTGTGAAAGTCACAGCAGACCTCTGGAGATGTTCTGCAAGACggatcagatgtgtgtgtgtctcagctgcACTGAATCAAATCACAAGCTTCACTGTATTGTTCCCTTGATGGAGCAATTTGAAAAGAAGAAGGCTGAGCTGAGTGAGACGGAGACTGAAATTCAGAAAATGATCGAGGAGAGACATCTGAAGATTCAGGAGATGAAGGATTCAGTGGAGCTCAGCAGGGCAGATACTGACCGGGAGAAATCAGACAGCGTGCAGGTCTTCACAGCTCTGATCCGGTCTGTCGAGGAAGGCCTGGCTCAGCTTCTTGACTTACTTGAGgagaagcagaaaacaacaaaggagAAGGCTGAAGGCTTCATCAAAGAGCTGGAAGATGAAATCTCAGAGCTGATGAAGAGAAGCACTGAAGTGGCGCAGCTCTTAAGCACTGAAGACCACCTCCAGTTCCTCCAAAACCTCCCATCCCTGAACCCTGATCACCCACCCACTAAAGACTGGACGGAGGTCAGAGTTCACTCATCGTATGAGGGGATGGTGAGGAGCGCTGTGGCTAAGCTGGAGAAGAAACTCAGTGAAGAAGTGAAGAAGCAGCTTGAGCTGAGGAGGATCCAGCAGTATGCAGTGGACGTCACTCTGGATCCTGATACTGCATATCCATTTCTCATTCTGTCGGATGACGGGAAACAAGTATATTATGGTAAAAGAAAGAATCGCCCAGATAACCCAGAGAGGTTTTCTATGAGTGGTTGTGTTTTAGGAAAGCAGAGTTTTTCTGCaggaaagttttattttgaggttgaggttaaaaataaaagtaaatggtATTTAGGAGTGGCCCGAGGATCAATTAACAGGAAGGAAAGCATCTCACCAGAACTAGAGACAGCCCCTTGGGCTCTGAGGTTGATGAATGGAGGTGATTACAAAGCTGTCGGCGgcgttctcctctctctgaagTCAAAGCCTCAGAAGGTGGGCGTGTTTGTGGATTACAAGGAGGGTGTGGTCTCTTTCTATGATGTAGATGCAGCAGCTCTTATCTACTCGTACACCGGCTGTAACTTCACTGAGAAACTCTTCCCCATCTTCGGTCCCTGTTCAGATGACCGTGCCCCTCTGATCATCACTCCTGTGAGCCAAACAcagtaaataaatcattaaatgatcTCAGTGTGAGATAAGCTTTGTGTTGGTGGTGAAGCAGAGAGCACCATTAAAACATCTGCCCATAGATGATGTATTGATTTGAGATCTAGTGAATCCAACTAAATTAAAGATTGTGTCAGGACTACGTGATTGTGACGGCCCTATGACCTTTACTGAGAGCACCTGGGTCCGATGCTCACAGTCACTATAAAACCTGCCACCATAGTCTACTTAGAGAGACGGATTTTTTTAAGGCAATGGCCacatgtgacttcctgtgcttctgcagccagcctctagtggacactcgaggaactgcaggattttactcTTCAGCATCGGCCTCATTTTTACAccctggaggttgctgctttgttcacaccttattttgttttattggcCTAGTTCTTCtaatttggtttgtaaactttatatttctttgttgggtcaaataaaaatccaccttttctttaaaatgaatctCGTGTCATGTGCTGCTTGGTCCCTAACACTTGTATTAAAAGAATTCATGTCAATAATTTAAATTTATCCcacactttttttctaaatgaatcTGTCAatggaattattattattattatgatgtgtTTGATAATTGTCCTTGTAACTTAATTGGTACGTCTTCTTGTTTGTGCTTTCCTTCAAGTCCTTTAAAGTTACACGCTTAATGATGTGCAATACTCCAGCACTGTGACACTTTAATACTCTGACACTTTACCTCCCTTAGCAGCACCTGAAGAACTTTGaactctgatggtcacttcatggtttgttctgaACAAAGTCGAACAGCCGCTCTTTATACTGGTATGTGTCTCTGTTAATTCATGTACgatatatgttgttgttttgtcattacTTCCAAGGGACTACAGGTGGAAATTAGCCTTTGACAATAATCTGGCATATTTACGTTTATGatcattaatgtgcactgtccctatttaaaaaaaaaagtttaccgTAAAACTCCAAATAATAGCTCATGTTTTTAATATGTAATTCACTCTATGAAAATGACTCTGCCATCactttttacttatttttgatctgcaaactatttcaacaataaatgcaaaaagatCCTCTGATGGAGagctgcctttatttgtcaaaaattAGCAGTAACCGCCAGGCCGGTAAAAAGGAGCCTGGGACTCATATTGGGATGGGCtttcatttgaagttttacggtataagaaaaaaaaaggggggggggagagaaatgaaactgaaacttATCTCTTCAGAAGAATATTTTCTCTCCAGGAGTCAGAGTTTCTTCTTCGTCTTGACTTTGACAGAAAAACCCTAAAAGATACTCAGGTGAGTAACGTGCAGGGTGTGTATTTAAACAGAGtaatgattgatttattgttcTTATCCCATCATTGAGTTTTTTATTCAATGTGGAATCACAGAACAGATCTGTAAGGTGGCGCCTATAAATCAAATATTATCATCATCAGGTCAGATTTTGTTATTTAGTGAGtttaaagaaggaaagagactttattttctgatttttctgctcgtaatatttacagtctatgggacaATTATATCAAAGAGATCAATCTTactgctgttttgatttttttccataaTTTTGATTTTGGACTTTTCTGTGCCGTGCGCATGCGCAAAGTGGTTCTTCTCCTGCACGCAACGTCAGGAGCTTCTTTTTGATTTGTGAGGAGATTTGTGTTGATGTTAGACTATATTTAGAAAAAActatgatgtgtgtttgtgttcggAGATGGACTGTAGCCTCACTAATAGTCACACCGATGTTATTAGACCAGACATATCTTGAACTATATAAAGCATAAGGAGAGTTAGTACAGCAGTGTGTGAAGGAGAGGCCTGCTGGTTCGTCTGCACATTTACCTgcttaaataaacacagaaactatcCAACCAAAACATGATCAGCGATGTAGAAAATTccattttataaatgtaaatcaAAGATCACATAAATGATTAGATCCCTCAAGCCATCAAAAGCAAAAGATGATTTTGGGATGGACACAACAATGGTTAAGGATCTTGGTGCAGCATTAGCCAAACGCATCACCAAAATCATTAATCTCTCAATATCACAGGGTGAATTCCCAAGGGTGTGGAAATCTGCCGTTATTTCACCAATTTACAAATCTGGTGATCCCCATTCACCATGCAATTATAGGCCCATCAGCATTCTTCCTATTATGTCTAAAGTTGCAGAGAAATGGGCAGCTGAGCAAATGATACATCACCTGAACAACAGCTCTTATCACCTGCATCCAATGCAGTTTGGATTCAGATCCAACCACTCAACAGAGACAGCTAATTGCTTCttcattgaaaaaaatcaaatcactgCTAGATAACCGTGGCATTGTTGGTGCTGTCTTTCTGGATCCCAGAAAAGCATTTGCCACTGTAAATCACAGGGTTCTTCTATCTAAGTTATCCACCTTTAATTTCTCTGCTGATGCACTTAAATGGGTAGAATCATATCTCTCCAACCGCTCTCAAAGTGTGCGAATACTTTATTATCAATCTGACGCCCTCTGCTTGTCCACTGGCGTTCCGCAGGGATCTATACTGGTCCCACTTTTATTCTGCTTGTATATAAATGACCTGCcatctgtgtgtcctcaggctAACATTCAAATGCATGCCTCCTTTATAAAATCACAAATGGTTTGGCCCCTCCCCCACTCAGAGAGTTTGTAAGCAtacgaacaaacacacaccacttCACGAGGGGTGTCTCAAGAGGCGACTGCATTATTCCTCTAAGTTATCAAAcccttgtggaaaagatttataacaaagacaggatggtcactcagctggaaagtaactggGCATGTACGtacatcaccgctcgacactctggagagtgatgatgctttttataatccatatagcgctggtgacagagaactgctaatGTCATGcgatgaaactcaaatgaaatgctatttgactgatgAATTAATCGAGTaatatcagcgcatatctgTGATGCCAGTAGCCGAGACCGATAGTCACAggatattatcagctggccgattaatcggtcgtgCTCTACCAAATGTCGGTAAAAGGTCTAATGAACTTTTAATAATCGGTaattaaaaagtttgatttattttcaatctTGTTTTATAGAAATGTCTGCCGCCAGCTGCATGCTATCTGAGACGTAGATAAATATATGACGTAACTCATACGTTAGATAATAACAAGTCCTTTATCTgttgattaaataataaaagtcaGAATGTCTACAAAGAGATGCTGCAGTTACATCTCATGGCCGCATGATGGCAGCAAACACTGTTTTGTTTAAAGGTTTCACCTTGAATTCGTTTTTTAACATTCTGTAGCCCAcatattgtgtttgttagttCAGTTATATTTTAATCTCTACTCACAGTTTAatttttgtcctctttttaaaaataaataatatgttcGCTCTTCTCCTCAGCTACTAGATCACCATTTATCAGTCTTTATTAACCTCAGTTCCTACTGCTCACGTTTCCTTTTTAAAGAGCAGGTCCAGAccgtacatttaaatatattatttacagagagccaacatgaatccaccatgaTGTGAGGGAGGTCACTGGTGCTGTAGGCGGTCAATCAAACCACCTACAGCACCAGTAGTTCATACTGATTTGGTTAaagtatgaaaacaaatgtgagaTCTGCAGTATGCCAAAAGAAAACCCGGATGTTGTGCTGATACGTGACAAATCTACAGTCTGCATCAGAGAAGTCTCTCTCatgtactgtttcccacaatgcaaaggcTTTATAGACATTGGTATATAAATATAAGATTTGTTAGAGTTCCTTGTTTCAACATGTTTCACGTTATCGATTGGTCTTTTCTCTCCGTTTCTAGAAATGTCTGCCGCCAGCTGCATGCTATCTGAGGAGCAGTTTCTGTGCTCCATCTGTCTGGATGTGTTCACTGATCCAGTCTCCATACCATGTGGACACAACTTCTGCAAGAGCTGCATCACTCATCACTGGGATGTTAATGACCAGTGTGAGTGTCCCATGTGTAAAGATGTGTTTGAAAAACGTCCTCAGCTTCGAGTCAACACGTTCATATCAGAGATGGCTGCTCAGTTCAGACAGTCGGCTGTGAAGAAATGCAGCAGAATgtctctgaagaaaaacaccaacTCTGGAGAAGTTCTGTGTGACGTCTGCACTGAATCCAAACTGAAGGCTCTGAAGTCCTGCCTGATGTGTCTGACCTCCTACTGTGAGACTCACCTGGAGATTCATCAGAACATGACAGGTCCTACAAAGCATGAGCTGGTCGATCCTGTGGAGAACCTGCAGGACAGAATGTGTGAAGGTCACAGCAGACCTCTGGAGATGTTCTGCAAGACggatcagatgtgtgtgtgtctcagctgcACTGAATCAAATCACAAGCTTCACTGTATTGTTCCCTTGATGGAGCAATTTGAAAAGAAGAAGGCTGAGCTGAGTGAGACGGAGACAGAAATTCAGAAAATGATCAAGGAGAGACATCTGAAGATTCAGGAGATGAAGGATTCAGTGGAGCTCAGCAGGGCAGATACTGACCGGGAGAAATCAGACAGCGTGCAGGTCTTCACAGCTCTGATCCGGTCTGTCGAGGAAGGCCTGGCTCAGCTTCTTGACTTACTTGAGgagaagcagaaaacaacagaggagaaggCTGAAGGCTTCATCAAAGAGCTGGAAGATGAAATCTCTGAgctgatgaagagaaacactgAAGTGGAGCAGATCTTAAGCACTGAAGACCACCTCCAGTTCCTCCAAAACCTCCCATCCCTGAACCCTGATCACCCACCCACTGAAGACTGGACGGAGGTCAGAGTTCACTCATCGTATGAGGGGATGGTGAGGAgtgctgtggctcagctggaggagaaactcagtGAAGAAGTGAAGAAGCAGCTTGAGTCTGAGCTGAGGAGGATCCAGCAGTATGCAGTGGACGTCACTCTGGATCCTGATACTGCATATCCATTTCTCATTCTGTCTGATGACGGGAAACAAGTATATTATGGTAAAAGAAAGAATCTCCCAGACAACCCAGAGAGGTTTTCTATGACAGCTTGTGTTTTAGGAAAGCAGAGTATTTCTGCaggaaagttttattttgaggttgaggttaaaaataaaagtaaatgggATTTAGGAGTGGCCCGAGGGTCGATTAACAGGAAGGAAACAATCTCACCAAGACTAGAGACAGGCCCTTGGGTTCTGATGTTGAGGAATGGAGGTGATTACAAAGCTGTCGGTGgcgttctcctctctc contains:
- the LOC132956365 gene encoding E3 ubiquitin-protein ligase TRIM39-like; protein product: MSAASCMLSEEQFLCSICLDVFTDPVSIPCGHNFCKSCITHHWDVNDQCECPMCKDVFEKRPQLRVNTFISEMAAQFRQSAVKKCSRMSLKKNTNSGEVLCDVCTESKLKALKSCLMCLTSYCETHLEIHQNMTGPTKHELVDPVENLQDRMCEGHSRPLEMFCKTDQMCVCLSCTESNHKLHCIVPLMEQFEKKKAELSETETEIQKMIKERHLKIQEMKDSVELSRADTDREKSDSVQVFTALIRSVEEGLAQLLDLLEEKQKTTEEKAEGFIKELEDEISELMKRNTEVEQILSTEDHLQFLQNLPSLNPDHPPTEDWTEVRVHSSYEGMVRSAVAQLEEKLSEEVKKQLESELRRIQQYAVDVTLDPDTAYPFLILSDDGKQVYYGKRKNLPDNPERFSMTACVLGKQSISAGKFYFEVEVKNKSKWDLGVARGSINRKETISPRLETGPWVLMLRNGGDYKAVGGVLLSLKSKPQKVGVFVDYEEGVVSFYDVDAAALIYSFTGCNFTEKLFPIFGPCLDDRAPLIITPVSQTQ
- the LOC132956366 gene encoding E3 ubiquitin-protein ligase TRIM39-like, which translates into the protein MSAASCMLSEEQFLCSICLDVFTDPVSIPCGHNFCKSCITHHWDVNDQCQCPLCSKVFNSRPELHVNTFISEMAAQFRQSAVKKSSRMSLKKNTNSGEVLCDVCTETKLKALKSCLVCLTSYCETHLEIHQNMTGPTKHELVDPVENLQDRMCESHSRPLEMFCKTDQMCVCLSCTESNHKLHCIVPLMEQFEKKKAELSETETEIQKMIEERHLKIQEMKDSVELSRADTDREKSDSVQVFTALIRSVEEGLAQLLDLLEEKQKTTKEKAEGFIKELEDEISELMKRSTEVAQLLSTEDHLQFLQNLPSLNPDHPPTKDWTEVRVHSSYEGMVRSAVAKLEKKLSEEVKKQLELRRIQQYAVDVTLDPDTAYPFLILSDDGKQVYYGKRKNRPDNPERFSMSGCVLGKQSFSAGKFYFEVEVKNKSKWYLGVARGSINRKESISPELETAPWALRLMNGGDYKAVGGVLLSLKSKPQKVGVFVDYKEGVVSFYDVDAAALIYSYTGCNFTEKLFPIFGPCSDDRAPLIITPVSQTQ